Part of the Maridesulfovibrio sp. genome, GTGCCTGGTAAGTCCAGCCTACATCAAGAAATCTGATTTGCTTCATTTTCTTTAACCGCCTTTATGAATTCATCATAGCTGTAGTAATAGTCGCTCGGATCGTAGTATTCCGAGGCCAGCACCAGACATACGGAACCGGAGGAGAAGTTTTCGAGTTCACGCCAGGTCATGGTCGGGATGTACAGGCCGTAGTATGATCTGTTCAAGGAGAACTTGGTCTTGGTTTTGCCATCATCCAGAACCACGTCAAAGCTGCCGGAAGCAGCGATAATATACTGCCTGAGCTGCTTGTGGGCGTGACCTCCGCGGGTTTCACCGCCGGGAACGTCGTATAGATAGTACACCCTTTTGATATCAAAAGGAATATGGCGGCTGTTTTCAATAAAAGTAAGGTTGCCTCTGTTATCCAGAATCTTGGGCAGTTCAATAATTTGCGGTTTGTCTTCTTTAATCATTTCTTGTCCTTCATTTCCAGTTCAACCAGTCGGATATACTTCTGAAAAGTATAGAAAAAGCCGTGCAGTGCGACTATGAATCCGGCCCGTCCGTCAAGGAAGCCTGCCTTGAGTATATACTGTTTGAAAAATTTGCCAAATCCGTGCCCCAGTGCTGATCCGAGGGAGCTGCGTTTGCCCCGTGAATAAAGGTCTTCTGCAGCATCCTGAGTGTAGCTGTTGATTTTGTCCAGATGCTGGAAAAAATTATCATACGGGTAGTGGATGATGTCCCCTGTAATTTCACCGGACCTGTTCTTGGGGCGTAATTCTTCGTGGGGCCTGATGCCGCCGATGGTGATGCAGTCTTTTTTGTAGAGACGGAAAAGTTTATCCGGGTACCAGCCGCTGTGCATGATGAAACGGTCCAGATACCATGAGCGGCGCGGGCAGTAATAGCCGTCCACATCATCAGGATTCTGCAGCTTGGCGGTTATGGAGTCGCGCAGTTCCGGTGATATTATTTCGTCCTGATCTATGGTCACTACCCACGGTGTCGTGATTTGGGTAAGTGCGAATTTATGCTGTTCAATAGCTCCGTTCCAGTCGTTGTGGACAATGCGGGCATTGTGTTTGTGCCCGATTTCAAGGGTTGAGTCCGTTGATCCGGAGTCGATGATCAGTATTTCATCACAGAAAGAGAGGCTTTGTAGACATTCATCCAGCAGCCTTTCGCCGTTATATGTAAGTACTAGTCCGGTTATTTGGGTCATTGGCGCCTTTTATTTTCAAGAGAATAAAGAAATACATCAGGTCAACCTATGGATTGTAGGCAGGCCCACGGCGTGAGTCAAGAAAGTTCAGATTTGTTGATGCGCTGTGCGCCTATGTCATCTTCGGTTCGATGGCTTGGGCAATCTGGAAGGCGCGGTTGGCCTTAACCCGTCCGGGGGAACCGAGATATTTGAGGACTCCGCCCACTTCACATTCGAGAAGGTCTTCTTCGTCAGTATCGAGCAGCAAAAGGTCGCCTTCTTCAAGGTTGAGCAACTGGCGACCGGTTATTTTGGTCTTGCCGAGGCGGACCAGCAGATCTACCGGTGTTTCCAGAAGTCTTTCTTTGAAACGGCTGACCCAGACATGGTCGATTTCCAGACGTTCGGACTGGAATGATGCGTGCAGTTTGGAACGGATGGGTTCCAGAGTGGAGTAAGGCAGGCAGACGATGAGTGAACCGATGGCGTTTTCCAGTTCAACTTCAAAGGTGATGACCACAACAACGTCCGAAGGAGGAACAATAGCCGCAAACTGCGGGTTGACCTCGGAACGAACCAGTTCGAGGTGAACTTCATGTACTGGACGCCATGAGTCTTCAAGGTTGGACAGGGCGATTTTTACCACCCGGTCTACAATGGCCTGCTCAATAGGCGTAAAGTCGCGACCTTCTACCTTGGGTTGAGAACCGGAACCGCCGAAAAAGCTTTCCACCAGCGCGAATACCAGACGGGAGTCAACAACGAGGATGGCATTACCGCGCAGGGGATCCATCTTGAAGATTGAAAGAGATGTCGGAACGGGCAGGGAACGCATGAAGTCCCCGAACTTGGACATGTCGATGGAAATAGGGTTGATGTCGACCCTTTTGCGCATGGTGTTGGCAAGGTTGTTGGTTGCCAGACGTGCGAAACGGTCGTTAACGATTTCAAGAACAGGCATACGACCGCGGATAATGCGGTCCTGGTTGGCAAGGTCAAAGGAGACAACACCGGAATCATCATCCGGTATGTCCTGCTCCGCTTCAACCTCTCCACCGGAAAGGCCCCTTAATAGAGCATCAACCTCGTCCTGCTGCAGAATTTTACTCATGCTGATTAAACCCGTCTCAGTTATCGTTCATGTGACCCATCAATGAATTACAATTAGCCATTTTTGAGCACAAAGTAAACGCGCCAGCTATACATGTATTTTCTGTATCGTCCTAAAAAATAAAAACCTTTAGTTAAACCTTAATATGCCATGGTTCAAAGCGCACTCCGAGCAGGTTGTTTTCGGGGTAGCGCAGTTGCAGATAGCCGTGTTCACGCAGTTTGATGCAGGTTCCTGTCTCAGCAAAAAGCGCACTGAAGTTGGCTGCTCCAAGTCCTTTTTCCCCGACATCAAAATCACCCACTCCATGGTAGGAGTAGCCCGGAGGAGCCAGTGAACGGGATGCCAGTGAAAGGTTGCCCCCGTTTGCTTCGGCTTTGGCAAGAAAGAGAATGAACTGTTTGGCCACTCCGCGTACCCCGGAAGTAAGGTACACATTGTTGCCCAGTTCCTTACGGATTTTGAGATATTTATTGTACGGTTCACCACGGTAGAGAAAATTACCGGTGCGTGGAACTTTAACCAACTCCTTGCGGGAGATGGATGCAGTCAGTTTATCCACAGGCTTTTCGCCGAAAAATCCGTAATTATGAGCGTCGAAATGAAATGTCTTATCTAGGAATTCCAGTTCCTTCTTGTTGAATGAACCGATAGAAGAATAGTCACGACCTAATTTCAATGTGTCATCAAAGTCCAGTACACAAAAATTACCGAATCCGACAGTGCGTTGCACTTTCCGCAGCCTGCTCAAGGAAGATTTAAGCAGCTTCAAGTCTTTATCCTTGAGGATGATGTCACCGGGCTGGGGGGTATCGAAGTTGGCCATGCGGTGCAGGTAATCCTTCAGGTCTTTTTCTTCCACTGCGCGGGTTATTTCCTGCGCTCCGGCAAAGCTGGAAAATCCGCACAGCCCTGCGCCGGCGGATATCGAGAATATGGATTTCAGGAATGTTCTTCTGTTCATATGGATGTGTCTGCCCGGATCATGTTGATAACATCAGGTTCGTCTTTTTATATAAAACAGAAATCAAGTTGTGAAAAGGGATGGATGAAGGGTTGCGGGATGTATAAATAAAGCGCGGAAAGCCTTAAGACTTACCGCGCTTTTCTACCAATGGAAATGTGCTTTAAAAACTCTATTTACCGCGTTTGGTCCAGAGTTTCATTTCCTTCATCTTTTTACGGCGTTCACGCTGCAGAGATTTGCAGACCAGAGGAGTTTTTTTCTTGAGGCCGTATTTTTCACGGTATTCATCAGAGGTAAGACCGTGGGAAGCAAGGTGCTTCTTGGTAATGATCTTAAAGGATTTTCCGCATTCACAGCAAACAATGGATTTTTCCTTAATGGATTTTTTGGGCTCGCATGCGGGAGCTTCTTCCTGCGCGGGGATGGTGTTTTCAGCAATGGCCTGAATGCCGGCAGAGAGTTTGCGGACCATGGAAGTCATCTCTTCTTCACTCATGGTTCTTACGCTTGCTTGTGCTTTGACTATTTCCAAAGCTTCTTTCAGATAATCTTCCACTTGGAATCTCCTTTGAGGATTATTTTTTAACTAACTTGGCGTTGGAAGAAATAGGGATAAAGTACTTTGTAGTAGCTGTCAAATACATTAAAGAGAATCTTATGAGGATTTTTATATAATAATGAAAGATACATGAGTGGTAGTATTAAATTATTATCCGGTTGAGTATTTTACATTGAAAAAGCATGTTCAAAACAGATAAATTTCGAAAAATGAAAAAAATACCGAACGTTATTTTGCAAAAATTTTTATTTATAATATTGTTTCCAGTAATGCGCAGAATTACCCATAAGCACTTACACACATGATGAATTTAAATGTTTGCGGTCTTTGCATTGCAGGTGTACCGCTGTACGGAGATTAATTAATATTAAGAATTCTCCTTGATTTACCTGACTGTTTTTTCGGAGATAAAGAGATAAATATTTTGCTTAGAATCAGGCTCGCTTTTATTTATTTATTATTTTTACCCTTGCTCTGTTCCGGGTGCATTTGGGGAACTGCGGCTGTGGTCGGGGTGGCTGTCCTAGGGGCAAATGTGAACGAATATCAAGAATCTCAAGTCCCCCGCAATGCAACCAGGGATCTTGATGAGCATCTTGAGCAGAAGCGGAAAGAGGATGAAGCCATATCTCGTAGCAGTGAATTCCCGCCTGAGCCAATTGACACTGATGAACTTATTGAATCTTACTCAACTCCGATTATGGAGAAGTAGTTCTCTGAATGTGACATGATTTTACATTTTTATAATGCACTCTCAATGATTTGACTTGCCTAAATCTTTTACCAAAGTGTATCTTTCTTCTATTCGTCTATCTATAAAATGAAATTAAAGGGGGCAGCATGTCCGGCCAGACAGTGAAGAATAGTGTTCTTGTTGTTGAAAACAGCAACACTCAGGCAAGAATTATTACTGAACATATAGAATCCATAACACCTTTTGACACCATTGTTGTCAATTCCATGGACGAGCTTGAAAGCAGGCTCGCTGATAATGGTGATGATGTATTCATCGCGGTGTTGAACTTGAATATTAAAGGTGCTCCCGACGGTGAGGCGGTGGATTACGTCCTTTCCCGCAAGATCCCCTGCATTGTTCTTACTTCTACTTTTGATGAGGAAATTCGTAACCGCTTTATTGAGAAGAGCGTGCTGGACTACTTTAATAAATCCAGACGTGAAGATCTGGAAGAAATGGTCGACCTCATCCGCCGTATTCATTCCAACCATGAGATCAAGGTTGTTATTGCCGAAGACAACTCCACTGCCCGTAAAATCATGCAGCGTCTGCTGGAGCGCCTTAATTTTACCGTACTGGCCGGAGAAGATGGAGCTGAGGCCCTTGAATTGATCAGGAACAACCCTGATGTGCAGCTGCTGCTCACTGATTACGAAATGCCAAATCTGGACGGTTTTGAACTGGTCAGCGAAGTACGTAAGACCCATAGCCGTGACCAGATGGCAATCCTTGGTGTCTCTGCCCATGATTCCGGGGCAATCACCGCTAAATTTCTTAAGCGCGGGGCAAATGACTTTCTCAAGAAGCCTTTTGAAGTGGAAGAGTTCTCATGGCGTGTAACCAACAATCTCAATGAACTTGAGCGTATTCGTTCCATTAAGGATGCTTACAGCCGCGATCCCCTGACCGGATTTTTCAATCTCAGCTTTTTCATTGATAAGGGACGTGACATTTTTGAAGGCGCAAAGAAAGAGGGTAAAATCCCGGTTGTGGCTGCTTTCAACGTTGACAACATGTTGGCTATCAATAGCCAGTTCGGCTGGGATGGCGGTTTTGCAGCCATGAAAAAGGCTTCTTCCCTGCTTGATCAGCAGTCTCTCGGCTGGTTGCTGACTTCTCGCAGTGATAACGGGTTTTATATTCTCGCCGATGACCTTGATGCCTTAAAGCGCGATCTGAGTTCGGTTAAGGCTGCCCTTGCCAGCTCGGAGATTGTTTCAGCTGGGAACAGGTTCATGGTCAGTGCTTCTTTTACCATCAGTAATGGTGAGAACGGATCTTTTGATGATGTGCTGTCAAAGGCGGCAATTGTCTTGAAGGATATTCAGTCCAAGGGTGTGAACGCTTTTAGTTTTGCTTAGTCTTTAAAAGTATATTGAAATTAGGCCTGCAGTATCGATCGCGATATTGCAGGCTTTTTGTTGCTTGTTTACTCGCTGCAGTTCATCCGCTATGCTTTTTTCATGTTAGTTATGAAATGTGCATCCTGCAGGCGTAAGCTCTGGAAATACTATAAGATAGGTCAGGGCGAGGTCCATCGCTGCCATAAGGAACGGATTAAGAAGATCTGGAATGCTGAAGAGCGTGACGGTAAGGTCTACTGCCCCTGCGGTAACGCGTTCGGAATTGACCGTGGGACTTACTGGACCATGGATAAGAAAGCTTTTACTTATTCGGGGACGAAGACGAATAAGTGATTAAGTTGCGTATGTGAAATTTAAGAGCCCGTAATCTGTGAAAGATTACGGGCTTTATTTTAAAGCTTTTCTTGCGAAAAGATTGGACATTATATTCCCGGATTTTTCTTGGCTAATTCGCGCATGTCTTCCATGAACTCATCTAAGCTCAGCCCAAAACAGTGGCATAAACTTGGGATTTCATTGTCGGTGTCGCCAATGGTTTTCTCAATTCTTTTGGTAATTGTTTTATTGTATACTATCTTTTCATCTTGTTTCTTCTTTGAAGAAATAACAGTGTATTTTACTGTTATTTCAGTATATGGATCATCTCCGAACAGTGTTTTTTCCTGGAAGCCTTTATCCATGATAACTGCTGAAATCTTGTGTCCTTGTGGTTCTTTGTCCATGTACAACCCGGAACCGACTACCCGAAGCTTCAGCATTTTTTCGAATTCTGACAAAGCAAGGGAACGGTCAAAATTATCAGTATAATACCTTGAATACCTCGCTTCGGCTATGCGTTTGGAGAATTCTGCGGAGATAGCACTGGTTCCGGCCAGAAAGCGTGCTTTACCTTCTACGGATTTGGCTTGCTGAGTTGCAGGAACTTTGACATTCAGCATATCACTGGCAAATTGGTTGTTCACTTTTACGATGGCTCTATCCAGAGCTACCATAATGTTGGGATTGGCTGCACACTCCCATAGGTCTCCAGAGTCATATTTGTCGCATGACCCTATTGCCGAATAATCCTTACTAAAAATTACTTCACCATTGATTTCGTTTTTTACTGTATAGCGTGCGGTGACGTGGGCGTCATAATTTGCTGTATTATATAGTATGTAGTCGTTAACTTCAGGGGCGTATAATTCTTTAATTTCAATCTCCAGCATAAGGTCATTATCTGAGGACTGATCAAATGCCCCGGACTTTATAACAGCATGAATGGCCAGATTCTCCCATGTCTTTTTGAAAGTTATCCCGTAAGACACCCTGTCTCTATAATTTTTCGGGTCTTCATATTTGAACTCAACTTTATTCCCTACCTGAGCTTCTTCCGGAGCGTAAGCTGCTATGACATGCCGTATCGCGCCGTTCATTTTACGGCTGTGCTTTTGAATGTCTAGTGGTAATGGGTCCGGGCAGGGCTTATATTTCATACAAGACGGTAACATACACACCATCATCACCAACATCATCACTTTCAATATCCATTTTGTCATACAAACCTCATTCTTCACAAATTTAGACCCCCTAACCTTATTTGGCCGCTAATGCTTATCAGTGAGAGGTTGTATGGTCAATTTGCTGAGATTAAAAATCAAAAGCCCGCAACCTCTCAAGAGATTGCGGGCTTTATTTAATACTAATTTCAGAACGAAGCGGCGAAGCCATATTAAAAAAGTTTGGGATTCTAAACCCTTTTCAAAGGGTTTTAGCCGCCGGAGGCTTTCTTAATTTCTTAAAGTAGTCAGCAAGCGCACAGGGTGGGTAAAAACGCCCAGTGCGTTGGAGATGTCTGTTGCTACGAGATCGGCGGCGCGGGCGGCTTTCATGGACATGCATTCGGCCCCGGAGATGATGATGCTCAGGGCTGCTTCCTTGAGCATGAGCATATCGTTCCTTCCATTGCCGATGCAGGCGCATTTGGCCGGATCAAGGGTGTTTACATAGTCAAGTTTGGCTTGGTCTTCTGGGCTGCCGTTGATGATGTGGATTTTTACAGGCAGGCCGGAAAGTTCCTCTTCACACTGTCCGAGGGTGTCTGCTGTGAGCACATGCACCTGCACATCCTCGGATAATTCCATGATCAGCTTGCCGACTCCGGGGAGCAGGTTGCCGTCAAGGGCGAGGGTGCCGTTGTAGTCCAGAACAATGTGCTCAATCTCGAGCTTTGCAAATCCCGGGATATCAAGATTTATCATGATTCTTCCTGCAACTGGTATTAGCGGTTGGTCATGCTAAAGGCTGGCATACCTTTCAATCTGCTTTTTGTATTCTAATACACCTTTTACGATGCCGTCGGCAATATAAGAAAGGTAGCTGTCAGTTTTAAGTCGCTTGGCTTCGGTGCGGTTGGTCAGATAACCCAGTTCAATAAGCACTGAGGGCATCTTCGCACCCATGAGTACGTAGAATGGTGCTTCGCGCACACCTTGATCGTGTACCGACCATTTCTTGCGAATGCTTTGGAGTGATCCGGAGTGAATGTTATTCGCCAGATCCTTGCTTTCCTTCATTTTTGAATTGAGCATCAGGTCGGTCAGGATAACCTGCAGGTCGCTGATCCTCTTGGCGGAAACGGCGTTTTCCCGTGCAGCAACACGGACTGCATTGCGGTTGCGGGCAAGGTTCAAGGTGTATGTTTCAATACCGTTGATCTTGGCGCTGCGGTGCGCGTTGCAGTGGATGGAAATAAACATGTCAGCCTTCTTGATGTTGGCCATGGCGGTCCGTTCTTCAAGAGGGATGAATACATCTGTACTTCTGGTGTACAGCACCGAAAATCCGGCTTTTTTAAGTTTGGCAGCCAGAATCTTGGCAAAACGCAGGTTGATATCCTTTTCTTTGAGTCCGTTGGCGGATGCACCGGGGTCCTTACCGCCGTGACCGGCATCAAGCATGATTGTCTTGAAGGTCAGCCCCAGTTGTTCCAGTAGATCTCCGGCCATTTTTTTGCTGTTTGCCGGAGGGGTGTATTTTTGGGGCTTGGATTCTTTGGGTGCGGAAGAATGAACCGGACTCTTGTTCTCCACGACCTTTCCTTCTTCCGGTGCCTGAACGTCGACGACCAGTCGGAAAGGGTTCTCCAGCGGAAAGATTTTGTAATCCTGCATGGAATTGAAATCCAGAACTACGCGTGTAGTCCGCGGGTCGCGCTGGCCGGAGCGGATATCCTTAAGGATTCCGTCGGCAACGTGTGTCGCCTTGTGCACTCCGTTGCCCAGAACGGTGTTTTCAAGGTCGATGTACAGCCTGTGCGGGCGATTCACGCTCTGGTTCGGATTCAGGATCTGATAACGGTAGCGGACCTCTTCATCGAGATCGAGAACCACGCGGGTGTAGCTTTCACTGCTGGTGTAACGAACGGAAAGCAGCTTGGCCTTACTTGTAGATTTTGTATCGCTTTTTGGAGAATCGCTTTTAGCCGGGATGATGGTTCCCGAGGGCTTCTTGTGCGTGGTCTTTTTACCTGTAACACCTTTACGGTCCATGGAGTCCAGACGCTTGCGGGCCATGGAATACATGTCTGACTTGGCGTATCTGTGTACGATGGTCAGGTAGTCTGAGTAGGCGAGATCTTTTTCATTCAGTTTTCGCAGCCTGATTTCAGCCCTGCGGAAAATACTGTCATCCGTCCACTGGTGGGAAGGAAAATTTGAAATCATGCGGCCGTAGTAATCAACAGCAGTGCGGAAATCTTTTTTTATACCGCTGCGGTTGCCAAGCTCTTCGTATGTGCGGCCGAGGTAATAGAGCGATTTGGGAGCGTATTGGCCGCGGGTGGACCGTTTGAATACATTGCGAAAATTTTTGCCGACTTTTTCCCACTCAGAGCGGTATTGGGCTTTTTTCTGGTTTTTTGAAAGAGCATGGAACTGCTTCCAGGCAATGGTGAAATCATCCTTGATGCTGGCTCCGAATGCACTGGCAGGGATAACAGAAACAAGCAGTCCTGCAAGGAATAGTGCCATAATCAGGTTTGGAATAAAAAATTTGCGCATTTTTTCAGGTCGAAGTTCTTTATATTTAATGTTTTTGCCCAAAGTGATAGCAGTAAAGATACAGGCAATTGCTCTAAAAAAAGTTTAGATGTTTTCTTTAATAAGCTCGCATGCCCAAAAAATCAACTCTAGACTGTCTCGAAAGCTCCATCTGTTACATCATTGCGGAAAACATTGAAATCATCTCTCTTCTAACTATGCATTGCGACAGTGTTTTTTCTGTATCTTGCAGTTGGAACTTTGTCGTCCGTCTGGTATTCTTGGGCGCTGGATCAGTATATGAAAGCTGGACTGGCGCTCCTTTTTATGTAATGGGCATATGCATTGTTACTCGGAATTTAAACAATTTACTTCACTCATTTGGAGACAGATAAATGGAAGCTCCCCAGAGAAATTTGGCTCTTGACCTTGTCAGGGTAACCGAGGCAGCAGCACTGGCTTCCGCCAGATGGCTGGGCCGGGGTGATAAAAACGCAGGTGATCAGGCAGCAGTCGATGCTATGCGTTTGAGTTTTAACAGCCTTGAAATCAGCGGTACAGTTGTTATCGGTGAAGGCGAGAAAGACCATGCACCCATGCTCTACAACGGCGAGAAGCTTGGCGTTGGCGAAGGTTCCGGTATGGATGTTGCCGTTGACCCCGTTGAAGGCACCAACCTGCTGGCATACGGACGCCCTAACGCTATCTCTGTTGTCGGCGTTGCTCCTACCGGAATGATGCTTGATCCGGGCCCCAGCTATTACATGCAGAAGCTGGTTGTTCCCACTGCCGCAAGGAATATGGTCGACATCAACGCTCCGGTTAAAGACAACCTGGTCAAAATCGCCAAGGCCCTGAATAAGGACGTTGACGACCTCGTTGTATTTGTTCTGGAAAAACCCCGTCACCACGGCCTGATTCAGGAAATTCGTGATGCAGGGGCACGTATCCAGCTGCACACTGACGGTGACGTTGCCGGTGCACTCATGGTTGTAGATCCGCGCAGCCCGGTCGATGTTATGATCGGTACCGGCGGAACTCCTGAAGGTGTTCTCTCCGCTTGCGCCATCCGCATCATGGGCGGTGAAATGTTCGCCAGATTTGATCCCCAGTCCGAATCTGAAAAGAATGCGCTGGAAGAACAGGGCTACGATCTGCGTAATGTCATGACCGTTAATGATTTGGTCAAGAGTGATGATATTTTCTTCTCAGCCACCGGTATTTCCGGCGGTACTTTTCTGCGCGGTGTACGCTACCTCGGCTACGGCGCAGAAACCACCTCTCTGGTCATGCGCGGCAAGACCGGGACCGTACGTCACATCGAAGCAGTCCACACATGGGACAAGCTGATGAAGATCAGTGCGGTTAAGTACGACTAGTACGAATACTAGAAGAATCAAAAAAATGGGCGGTTCCGACAATCAAGTTGGAACCGCCCATTTTTAGTCTGCGTATTGGGAGTAGATTAATACTCCGGTGCCTCCAGCTTATCCGAGATGATTTTTGCATCTTCTTCGCGGGCTGCTGCGTTGAGTTCTTTGGCTTCGCCGTGACAGGTAATTCCGGTGGGGCGCAGTTGCACATATCCGGCGGAAAGTACTTTAGTGTAGGGGATCTGTTCCCTGAATTCGAGGTATCCGATACGGTTGGGGATGAGTATGGGCAGCGGGTCGCCTGAAAAATCCTCAAACATGATGTATTTCATTTTCGATCCTTTATGATGCGGCCTGCCGAAATCGGCTGGGGGCCGGAAGTTGTTCCAGTTCGCGAACAATGTTGCCCGCATTCTCATTACAGATTATAGGCATATATATTCAAGATCAAGAAGTGTAGACCAGAAAATCCGGAGTTGGCAAATGGCTGGACATGACAGGGAATTGCTGGACAACAACGAACTAGCCAGAATGCGCACATTGCTGGCTAATGAACGGACTTTTCTGGCTTGGTGCCGGACCGCGTTGGGGTTGTTCGGATTCGGTTTTGTGATTGAGAAGGCCAGATTGTATATGGCGAAAATGTTGCCCGGAACTCCGGAGATAATGCTCAAGGAAATGAACTTCCTCGGCATTTTTATCATTATTTCGGGAATGGTGATTCTAACCAGTGCAGCCTTCCGGTTTTACCGCTTTGAAAAGAC contains:
- a CDS encoding FdtA/QdtA family cupin domain-containing protein, whose amino-acid sequence is MIKEDKPQIIELPKILDNRGNLTFIENSRHIPFDIKRVYYLYDVPGGETRGGHAHKQLRQYIIAASGSFDVVLDDGKTKTKFSLNRSYYGLYIPTMTWRELENFSSGSVCLVLASEYYDPSDYYYSYDEFIKAVKENEANQIS
- a CDS encoding glycosyltransferase family 2 protein, with protein sequence MTQITGLVLTYNGERLLDECLQSLSFCDEILIIDSGSTDSTLEIGHKHNARIVHNDWNGAIEQHKFALTQITTPWVVTIDQDEIISPELRDSITAKLQNPDDVDGYYCPRRSWYLDRFIMHSGWYPDKLFRLYKKDCITIGGIRPHEELRPKNRSGEITGDIIHYPYDNFFQHLDKINSYTQDAAEDLYSRGKRSSLGSALGHGFGKFFKQYILKAGFLDGRAGFIVALHGFFYTFQKYIRLVELEMKDKK
- the fliM gene encoding flagellar motor switch protein FliM — its product is MSKILQQDEVDALLRGLSGGEVEAEQDIPDDDSGVVSFDLANQDRIIRGRMPVLEIVNDRFARLATNNLANTMRKRVDINPISIDMSKFGDFMRSLPVPTSLSIFKMDPLRGNAILVVDSRLVFALVESFFGGSGSQPKVEGRDFTPIEQAIVDRVVKIALSNLEDSWRPVHEVHLELVRSEVNPQFAAIVPPSDVVVVITFEVELENAIGSLIVCLPYSTLEPIRSKLHASFQSERLEIDHVWVSRFKERLLETPVDLLVRLGKTKITGRQLLNLEEGDLLLLDTDEEDLLECEVGGVLKYLGSPGRVKANRAFQIAQAIEPKMT
- a CDS encoding M15 family metallopeptidase, translating into MNRRTFLKSIFSISAGAGLCGFSSFAGAQEITRAVEEKDLKDYLHRMANFDTPQPGDIILKDKDLKLLKSSLSRLRKVQRTVGFGNFCVLDFDDTLKLGRDYSSIGSFNKKELEFLDKTFHFDAHNYGFFGEKPVDKLTASISRKELVKVPRTGNFLYRGEPYNKYLKIRKELGNNVYLTSGVRGVAKQFILFLAKAEANGGNLSLASRSLAPPGYSYHGVGDFDVGEKGLGAANFSALFAETGTCIKLREHGYLQLRYPENNLLGVRFEPWHIKV
- a CDS encoding MucR family transcriptional regulator codes for the protein MEDYLKEALEIVKAQASVRTMSEEEMTSMVRKLSAGIQAIAENTIPAQEEAPACEPKKSIKEKSIVCCECGKSFKIITKKHLASHGLTSDEYREKYGLKKKTPLVCKSLQRERRKKMKEMKLWTKRGK
- a CDS encoding response regulator codes for the protein MSGQTVKNSVLVVENSNTQARIITEHIESITPFDTIVVNSMDELESRLADNGDDVFIAVLNLNIKGAPDGEAVDYVLSRKIPCIVLTSTFDEEIRNRFIEKSVLDYFNKSRREDLEEMVDLIRRIHSNHEIKVVIAEDNSTARKIMQRLLERLNFTVLAGEDGAEALELIRNNPDVQLLLTDYEMPNLDGFELVSEVRKTHSRDQMAILGVSAHDSGAITAKFLKRGANDFLKKPFEVEEFSWRVTNNLNELERIRSIKDAYSRDPLTGFFNLSFFIDKGRDIFEGAKKEGKIPVVAAFNVDNMLAINSQFGWDGGFAAMKKASSLLDQQSLGWLLTSRSDNGFYILADDLDALKRDLSSVKAALASSEIVSAGNRFMVSASFTISNGENGSFDDVLSKAAIVLKDIQSKGVNAFSFA
- a CDS encoding ATPase P; this encodes MINLDIPGFAKLEIEHIVLDYNGTLALDGNLLPGVGKLIMELSEDVQVHVLTADTLGQCEEELSGLPVKIHIINGSPEDQAKLDYVNTLDPAKCACIGNGRNDMLMLKEAALSIIISGAECMSMKAARAADLVATDISNALGVFTHPVRLLTTLRN
- a CDS encoding N-acetylmuramoyl-L-alanine amidase, translating into MRKFFIPNLIMALFLAGLLVSVIPASAFGASIKDDFTIAWKQFHALSKNQKKAQYRSEWEKVGKNFRNVFKRSTRGQYAPKSLYYLGRTYEELGNRSGIKKDFRTAVDYYGRMISNFPSHQWTDDSIFRRAEIRLRKLNEKDLAYSDYLTIVHRYAKSDMYSMARKRLDSMDRKGVTGKKTTHKKPSGTIIPAKSDSPKSDTKSTSKAKLLSVRYTSSESYTRVVLDLDEEVRYRYQILNPNQSVNRPHRLYIDLENTVLGNGVHKATHVADGILKDIRSGQRDPRTTRVVLDFNSMQDYKIFPLENPFRLVVDVQAPEEGKVVENKSPVHSSAPKESKPQKYTPPANSKKMAGDLLEQLGLTFKTIMLDAGHGGKDPGASANGLKEKDINLRFAKILAAKLKKAGFSVLYTRSTDVFIPLEERTAMANIKKADMFISIHCNAHRSAKINGIETYTLNLARNRNAVRVAARENAVSAKRISDLQVILTDLMLNSKMKESKDLANNIHSGSLQSIRKKWSVHDQGVREAPFYVLMGAKMPSVLIELGYLTNRTEAKRLKTDSYLSYIADGIVKGVLEYKKQIERYASL
- the glpX gene encoding class II fructose-bisphosphatase; this encodes MEAPQRNLALDLVRVTEAAALASARWLGRGDKNAGDQAAVDAMRLSFNSLEISGTVVIGEGEKDHAPMLYNGEKLGVGEGSGMDVAVDPVEGTNLLAYGRPNAISVVGVAPTGMMLDPGPSYYMQKLVVPTAARNMVDINAPVKDNLVKIAKALNKDVDDLVVFVLEKPRHHGLIQEIRDAGARIQLHTDGDVAGALMVVDPRSPVDVMIGTGGTPEGVLSACAIRIMGGEMFARFDPQSESEKNALEEQGYDLRNVMTVNDLVKSDDIFFSATGISGGTFLRGVRYLGYGAETTSLVMRGKTGTVRHIEAVHTWDKLMKISAVKYD
- a CDS encoding DUF202 domain-containing protein, giving the protein MAGHDRELLDNNELARMRTLLANERTFLAWCRTALGLFGFGFVIEKARLYMAKMLPGTPEIMLKEMNFLGIFIIISGMVILTSAAFRFYRFEKTLGARVRWTTPYPEMLVTVAVGVILIVSSIAGKIFF